The following is a genomic window from Moorella sp. Hama-1.
GGTAAGTTACAAAGGAAAGGCGGCACGGGGATGAATTTGCAGCCCTTTCTGGAATCCTTTGCCCAATTGCCCCCGAAACTACAGCAACGGTTAGCGGCGGAATTAAAAATTGATGTTGCTAAAGCGACTCCTGCTGGAGCAGTACTCATTGGCTTTTCTCTGACCCAAACATTTGGTGTAGGTGAAACCATTGATTATCTGCTCGGAGAAGAACATCTCTCGGTGCAGCAGATGCAAGATGAGCTAGCTCAGGGAGTAACTCCTCGAATTAGTACCGGGACCGCTTGCGAAGTGCTCATTGCCGATATGCTGGGTTGTTACAAAAACCTAACCCGGCTTTATCACCTTGAAGAGGCCTGTGAAGCTTGGCGCGTCAGGGATATCCTGGGCCTGCCGCCGGAGAAATTGAATGACGACCGGCTGGGGAGGGCCCTGGATACTATCGGTGATAACCCCACATTAATGGGAGACATTCTCCAAGCCCTGGTCTTAAAGGCAGCAGAACGTTTTGGCATCCCCCTCAATCGTTTTTACAACGATACTACCGCCATTCCGGTATGGGGGGAGAGGCAAGGTAATGATAAGGTCCAATTTGGCCACGGCGGCTTGCCCGGTTTGCAACAGCTCATTCTGAACCTCACTATTCTGGCGGGACCATCGCTACCAGTGACGGCCGACACCGATCCGGGCAACGTCCAGGGAGGTCCGGTATTTGGCCGCACCCTGACAGCGGTCTCCAAGCTAACCCGGGGTGAATTTGAAATCATCGTCGACCGCGGTATTTTAAGCCACTACAACATGCACCTGATGCTTACAGAAAAACGCGCCTTCTTTATCGGGCCGCTGAAAGAGGAACTCTGCCGTTCCTGGCTTTTAGACACCCTTCGGAGTGCAGGCGCAAACGCCTTTACTCCTATTGCCTACCGGTCCAAGGAAGAAGCCAGGAAGGGACAACCGTCCCATTATGAAGCCCTTGAGGCCACCTACTCCTTTCGCGTCGAATTAAATCGCCGCAAGCCCAGGGAGCCGAGGAAAAAGAAAGGCGAAAGGCGTTTTGCCGAATATACCATCCGGGCGGTGATTTACCGGGACAACAAGAAAAAACAACGTGATGCCGAGCACAGGGCGAAAAATATAACCAAAGTGGAAGCCAGGCTCCAGGAACTACAGGGTAAACTCAACAAACGCAACCTTTGCACTGTTACCGCCTGCCAAAGCCAGGTTCGGGAGATCTTCCGGGGATTGCCCGAACTGCGGCAAGCTTACAAGGTAACCGTAGAAACTAACGTCCACGGCGCCGTCACCCTTACCTGGGAAAAGGATGAAGAGGTGCTCCAAGAAGCCGCCCTGACAGATGGCCTCTTCGTTCTCCTGACCAATCACCCTATTGAAGCAGTGGATGCCAACGAATTGCTAACCCGTTACCGGGGTCGCAACGACATTGAAATGAGCTACCGTTTCTTGAAAGGGGCCCTCGATCTGAACCAGATCTTTTTACGCAAGCCCAGCCGTGTTGACGCTTATTGTTACCTGAAAGTACTGGCCATGTTCGTCCTTAACCTGGCGCACTGGTTTTTAACTAAGGAAGGCCAAAAGAAAATGACACCTCAGAAGTTACAGGAGGTATTGGGCAACACCACTATCGTCGAACAGCGCCTGGAACCCTTCGGCATCCGCCACTGGGTCGGAACTAATGTAACGGAACCTATCCGTATTCTTATTGAACTGTTTCATTTACCCGATCCGGTGGCCATTGTAGAAGCTATCAATGCTGCTATCGATTACTACCAGATCCTTAATCAATGGAGCCAAAAAGTGGGACGTAGCTGTTGAAAGTACTTGCTAAGTTTAGACCTGGAATAAATTCCTAATTTGGTGATCTTGCCCTGCGAAATATGGGTTAGAGAAAGGGAATTAAGACGAGCAATGGGTATGACCTTACTTTACTATCACGTTGGCCCTATAGAACCTTACCTTAGAGTGGTAATAAGCCAAAAAGAATCCGTTGCAGATTATAGCGAGCAGTTCTGGATTAGCTATGGTGACTTTCAAATCAAGAGCTGTAGTTTTTTGGATAGTGTGGGGGCTTTTTTAGCATTTGCGTTCTTTGGTATTTTCGACGCGCCTTTGTATTTTAATCAGGTGATAGATTGCCTGGAGCTTAAATATACACATCAATCCAAGCGTATAATTTTGGATGGAGAACCATTTAGTTTGAAGGGTCGTAGAAGTTGGGATGTATTAAAAGATGCCAAGAAACGGTATCAGGAGGTTAGAAAGTGGAGGGACGAAGTTATTCATGTTTTTTCTCCACTGATGTATTTAAGAATAGATGATGATTGGATGGAACGCGAAATGCGACAGATTCTTCGTACCCCTGAACTTAAAGCAGCCGAGGCCATTAAAGAGTGCAAGAATACCTACTGGTTGCTCAACTTGGCACGTATTGCAGCAGATGACTTAGCTTATGATTTTATAAGTAGCCATTCTTATCATCGCGATTATTACTATTAAACCCCATATTCCGCACCTCTGGATATAGTTGCCAATGTTTTCTTGGGCCTTAAAAAATTTAGATGTCCTCAAAAGAATAACAACCGAACGTTTCAACCATTGCTGTTGTCTCCAGACTATAAAATAGCCCAAGAGATTACCTTGAGAGTTGAAACATTATACTTTGTTATAGGTGATGCCGTAAAAGTTTTTCAGGCTCTTTGTTGGTAAACAGATGTTGATAGCCAGTTATTTAGCAAAGATTGCAGGATTTGTCGTAAGAAAAACGAATAGTAATAAGGGTCAAGGCATTAGTGAGAAGAAAGATAATACAAGTCACTCAATATAACAAAAACAGGAAGGAAGCAGTAGACAATTTACCTTAAGGTTGAGAAAAATGCCGTCTAACGTGTTTACCGGGAGAAAAAATCAAAATCCACAGTAAAATGTCTAAGACCAGGGAATGGAATTTAGAAAAAAGAGGGCATTAATAACCTTACCAACTATTTGGTAATAGTTGGCGGAGATAAGAAGTTTTTATGAAGAACTAGCTCGCCATTGTCCCGTTATAGATTTGGCTTTTGTTCGTCAAATTACGGTTTGGGCAGCACAGCCCCTGGTATCCAGCTTTCCGGTACCTATATAAAGCGTTGGCTTAATACAGAACTTCTAGCTTCAGTTATTGGTGGGTGCAGAAACGCAATCCGCCAAATATGCAGATGGGCTCCCGGAAGGCCTCTCTAACTACTGCTTGCCCCTACCCTTTGCCTACGAGTCTACCGGCGTAGTTACCCAGTTTACCAATGGGCTGGACCCTAAACCCAGGAGCTGAGAGGTATTTACATTTCACCTCCCTGAAGAATTGCTTCGTTTAGTTAATCTTAATTCTCAGTTGAGAGCTAATTTGCGCAAAGCGAACTAAAGTATAAAGAGGTGCATATAATGCCGTCAATAAACAACGAAATAGAAAAAAAGCTCTGGAATGCTGCCGACCAGCTTAGAGCCAACTCAAAGCTAAAAGCTTCTGAGTATTCCGTGCCCGTTCTCGGACTTATCTTCCTTAGATTTGCAGACAACAGGTTCAGCATGGCCGAAAAAGAACTGGCCAAAAAAACAAGGGTGGCAGGTTCCAGGCGTGCCATAGGCAAGGCCGACTATCAGGCCGGAGGGGTCATGTACCTGCCCGAACATGCCAGGTATTCTTATCTTCTGAAACTGCCTGAAGGTGAGAATATCGGGAAGACCGTCAACGAGGCTATGAAAGCCATAGAAGCGGAAAATGAAGACCTGAAAGACGTCCTGCCCAAAACCTATACCCGGCTGGACAATGATACACTGATAGCACTGCTCAAGATATTCTCCGAAATCCCCATGGACGTCGAAGGGGACGTTTTTGGCAATGTATATGAATACTTCCTTGGTGAGTTTGCCCGTTCCGAAGGGCAGCGCGGCGGCGAGTTCTACACGCCCACATCACTGGTTAAGCTCATTGTAGAGGTAATCGAGCCGTACAAGGGCCGTATCCTGGACCCGGCCTGCGGGTCGGGCGGTATGTTCGTACAATCTGCCCGTTTTGTCCAGAACCACAAGAAAAACCCCAGCAGCGAGATATCTATCTACGGCCAGGAGAAGGTGGCCGAAACGGTACGGCTCTGCAAGATGAACCTGGCGGTGCACGGCCTTTCCGGAGACATCCGGCAGGCAAACACCTATTACGAAAATGTGCATAACTGCATAAACCGCTTTGACTTTGTCATGGCCAATCCCCCATTCAATGTGGACGGGGTGGACAAGGAGAAGATTAAGGACGATCCCAGGTATCCCTTCGGCTTGCCTACTACTGATAACGCCAACTATATCTGGATTCAGGAGTTTTATAGCGCCCTGAATGATAAAGGTCGGGCCGGCTTCGTTATGGCCAACTCCGCCAGCGACGCCCGGGGTTCCGAGCTGGAGATACGAAGGAAGCTCATCCAGGACAGGGTTATAGATGTAATGATCGCCGTCGGGCCCAACTTCTTCTACACCGTTACCCTGCCCTGCACCCTATGGTTCTTTGACAAGGGCAAGCGACAGACTGAACGGGGAGATAAGGTGCTGTTTATTGACGCGCGGAATATCTACTGCCAGGTAGACCGGGCACACAGGGAGTTTACCCCGGAGCAGATTGAATTTATCGCCAACATCGTACGTCTGTACCGCGGCCAGCCGGTGGAAACCGTCAACGGGTCGGAGGAAATGCTCAAGGAGAAGTTCCCTGAAGGCAAGTATATGGATATCCCCGGCCTGTGCAAGGTGGCAACCATTGATGAAATTGAAGCCCAGGGCTGGAGCCTCAACCCCGGCAGGTATGTGGGGGTGGCTGAAAAGGGTGAGGAAGACTTCGACTTCATGGAAAGGTTGCAGGAACTGAACGAAGAACTGGAGCGGCTGAATACTGAAGCGGCGGAGCTGGAAGAAAGGATAAGGGAGAATGTGAGGGAGTTATTGGAGGGTGTTTGATGAAAGGCTCGGGTAAGCTATATAAGATGAGTGAACTCTGCGATATTACTTCCAGTAAACGCATATATGCAGCTGATTATAAATCGGAAGGAGTGCCCTTTTATAGGGGCAAAGAAATTGTAGAAAAGCATCTAGGCAAACTAGATGTTTCGACGGAGTTATTTATTGATCGAGCTAAGTTTGAGCAAATACGGGTTAAATTTGGAGCGCCTAAGGCTGGTGACCTACTGTTAACTTCGGTTGGGACCCTAGGAATACCATATGTTGTTAGGAAAGGAGAAGAGTTCTATTTCAAGGATGGAAACCTTACTTGGTTTAGGAACTTCCGTAACCTTGACAGTCTATTCTTGTATTATTGGTTA
Proteins encoded in this region:
- a CDS encoding IS1634 family transposase, producing MNLQPFLESFAQLPPKLQQRLAAELKIDVAKATPAGAVLIGFSLTQTFGVGETIDYLLGEEHLSVQQMQDELAQGVTPRISTGTACEVLIADMLGCYKNLTRLYHLEEACEAWRVRDILGLPPEKLNDDRLGRALDTIGDNPTLMGDILQALVLKAAERFGIPLNRFYNDTTAIPVWGERQGNDKVQFGHGGLPGLQQLILNLTILAGPSLPVTADTDPGNVQGGPVFGRTLTAVSKLTRGEFEIIVDRGILSHYNMHLMLTEKRAFFIGPLKEELCRSWLLDTLRSAGANAFTPIAYRSKEEARKGQPSHYEALEATYSFRVELNRRKPREPRKKKGERRFAEYTIRAVIYRDNKKKQRDAEHRAKNITKVEARLQELQGKLNKRNLCTVTACQSQVREIFRGLPELRQAYKVTVETNVHGAVTLTWEKDEEVLQEAALTDGLFVLLTNHPIEAVDANELLTRYRGRNDIEMSYRFLKGALDLNQIFLRKPSRVDAYCYLKVLAMFVLNLAHWFLTKEGQKKMTPQKLQEVLGNTTIVEQRLEPFGIRHWVGTNVTEPIRILIELFHLPDPVAIVEAINAAIDYYQILNQWSQKVGRSC
- a CDS encoding class I SAM-dependent DNA methyltransferase, encoding MPSINNEIEKKLWNAADQLRANSKLKASEYSVPVLGLIFLRFADNRFSMAEKELAKKTRVAGSRRAIGKADYQAGGVMYLPEHARYSYLLKLPEGENIGKTVNEAMKAIEAENEDLKDVLPKTYTRLDNDTLIALLKIFSEIPMDVEGDVFGNVYEYFLGEFARSEGQRGGEFYTPTSLVKLIVEVIEPYKGRILDPACGSGGMFVQSARFVQNHKKNPSSEISIYGQEKVAETVRLCKMNLAVHGLSGDIRQANTYYENVHNCINRFDFVMANPPFNVDGVDKEKIKDDPRYPFGLPTTDNANYIWIQEFYSALNDKGRAGFVMANSASDARGSELEIRRKLIQDRVIDVMIAVGPNFFYTVTLPCTLWFFDKGKRQTERGDKVLFIDARNIYCQVDRAHREFTPEQIEFIANIVRLYRGQPVETVNGSEEMLKEKFPEGKYMDIPGLCKVATIDEIEAQGWSLNPGRYVGVAEKGEEDFDFMERLQELNEELERLNTEAAELEERIRENVRELLEGV